The Lycium ferocissimum isolate CSIRO_LF1 chromosome 8, AGI_CSIRO_Lferr_CH_V1, whole genome shotgun sequence DNA segment TGTGTATCTGCATTTTGAATTTAAGGATTCTCAATTTTAAAAGagataatttaattgattgtggataaatCATTTGTATAAATTAAGTGAAATTTAACACAAATATAGGATCTATCAAATTAAACTGTTGGAACTTGAAATATAGAATCTATGTCAAATTAAGCTGATGAGGCTAATTGCTGATGCTGTATTGCAATCCCTTTGTTCCAATTGCAAAATGTTGAACAGAATGTAACTTAAAAAAATGGATAGagagaaaaagggtaagaaaaaattatttttagtcAAGCAAATGCTAAGATGCTTcgcatgaaaagaaaaaaaaaaccgacaaacccgaaaaattcgaaaaaaatcAAGATTGAAAAATTCGActtttattgatttggtttggtttatagattttAAAACCCGACAtcattggtttgatttgatatttGTAAAATCCGAACCAATCCGGTCTATGTACACCCCTACTAGTACCAATTGTATCATGTATATCAAATGTTGAAGAAAATCGAAATAACCTGAATTCAGCCCACAACTGTTTTAACTCAACACGATCAATGAATAAATAAAGATGCTTAGATCTAATCGTGTCTCTTTCTTCATGGAACTTGAATTTTCACTCTATTTGAGCCAACTAATAGTTAGAGACCACAAtgtgaaaagagagaaaattttaGGGAAGAAGATACCGAAAATTCTGAAGCATTCCTCGCGCAAAGTGGATTTTTCAGCACTTTTAGATGACGAAAAACGACTCTTGTCCATCGATCAAATATGACAATTTTAAATGTAAATAGCCCGATGCTTATTAAtcgaatttgaaaaacaaaggCATCCgtcatttttccttattcttctGCTCTGGACGACATCATCTTGTTTAGCCTTCCTTTTGGATTCAACTACAATGAGTGTATATTTATTCCTTAATCTTCAACAAACTACATAACCAACTTTTAAATGGAATTTATGCAGCAATGCACTCAAGAAGATCAAATTTCATTCATATCTATAGTCTGCCAcatcaaaattcaaaataaacaaTTTGACCTTTTCCCTATCAATATATAAAGCTTGTAACTGCTGAATGGAAATTTTGGGAACCACCTGGTCAGGCTTACCACTTAAATTAAATTTGCAGACTAAGTGAAAGAGATAATTGTCCAATAGACAACAATTTGTCCTAGAAAATTAATTTAAGATGTTTACACTATTAGAACTGTTCCAAACCAAGATATCCCTGCTTATGCAATTCTCAACAAGTTATATCCGACAATTTTTCGTTATAGGTTTTTCATATCTTTTCTGTTCATTTTTCTTGtgaaataaaattttcagaTATAGAAAAAGCATCAATTCTTGAATTATAGCATCAAATAATCAGATGTCaattatatagaaaaggaaCTTAAAGTTTGCACTGGCAGCATATAAATTATTTGTACCAACAAGTTGAATTGCCTAACAATAACAAGTAATTCTTCATATACCAAACCTGATATTATCAACCTGGAAAATAAAGTTATAACCTATTATAGCTGATTAAATTAAGCTGATGCTATAAAAACTCGTTATActatcaatatatataactaaaacCCTATATAAAAAGAACTTCTCAACTCAAAAAATCAACTAACTAGAGTCTCATTAAATATTCTGAAAGTTAATTAATTAGAGTGGAGTGGTACATAGGATAACCAACGCTTTAACATGGCAAGACAGTCCACAGGATTCCACTCTGGGGCAGTATGTCCTGCTCCCTGAATTCAAAAGGCATTAAATTGAGTCACAAAAAGTTGCTTAAACGAGTGAAATACTGTAATTATATTCTCGCCCTtgatatttcattaaattaataatttatttggCAGttagaaaaaagtaaaaatagttaACTTAACTATGGTAATTGGTAAACGTATGTGTGAAAGACGGATGCATTGCGTTTAATAATTTAATAGAAATAAATATCGAATGCGAGTAAAGTATTAGGTACAGGAAAGCAAAATGAAGTTAGTTTCTTGCCTTGACCGTCGCGAACGTCATTTGGTTGGAGTAACTTCTTGTGTAACTATGCAACAATAAAGCTTAATTAGTTAGTTCAATTTACCTAATTTGCACAATAATCCAAGGGCTACTTGAAGAAATATTTAGGTTAGGAACTCACCCAGCAACTTGACCATCGACAATCCATGGCTTCCAATAATCACTAATTGAGTAGTTTAGTGATTTGATCCATGCTTGAGTTGAAATAAATGGTATAACCATGTCGTGATCACCACTACTCCAAAACAAAAAGTTAAttataaaaacaaaagaaaaatatttatgcTCAATACATCTTAATGTTTGAAAAGCCACATCCAAAATATGGGGTTAATTTTATGGATGGTCACTCAACTTTTATTTTACTGCGTCAAAGTcgtttaaatattttttgtaacaaagaagtcactcaactttattTAAGTATCATAAAAGTCACTAAACTGTTTTTGTAACTAAAATATAACCTGGCCCAAATATCACAAACAGTTATCTGGAGGAAAAAAATCAGACATTTTCAGTGATACTTAGGTTGTTAGGCAAAGTCGAGTGACTTTTTGgttataaaataattgtttAGTAACTTTTTATAATATTTAGACAAAATTGAGTAGCTTTTTCCCATTATAAAAGTATTTTAGTGACTTTtaatacttaaaaaaaattgagtgaCCTTTTCATGACAAAATTATATAGTGACTTTATTGCTAAAGTAAAAATTGAGTTCCATTTGTGAAATTAACCCCTAAAATATGTCTACAGTATTATTACCTCAAAATAGAATAGTCTAATACCTGTAAATAAGAGACCTGAAGCCTTTACGGCTAAGATTTGCATGATATGGTATAGTATTGTTAACAATTATTGCAAAAGACAAGTTACTCCTGCATCGTTCCCATGCTCCAGTAGTTCCCtgagtttaatttaattttgtattttagTAATAACATTAACATCTAAGTTtcaagatattttttaaaatcttttattaGTAAAAATTTCATACCTTTCTAACATGAAGAGCATCTCTGACATTCTGATCATTGGCCCAAATCACAGAGAGTTCGTGCCATTCTTCCTAAAAAAATTACGGAGGGAGAAAATTATTATAGGTTTGCCCTCATTTTCTTACCATAATAGAATAAACAGGAAAAGTCTAAATTTGTTTCTGTATTCGAAACTGTTCAATTTTATCCATCGTTACGATATTGGCTTGTTCATATTTTTGCCATTAGCAAATTTTTTTATAGTTGTTCTTGCCATTAATGGAGTTTCGACGTGAAATAAGTGAATTTCATGTGTCCAAATTCTTCAGAAAAACGGTTCAAATTTACCCCTCAACTTGTGACGATATTTtcaaggcataatacataaacaggccATCAAACTTGGCTTCAACcggcaagtatgccctccaactttgagTGAAATCAAGTaggcacctcaccttgtataaagttgaacacgtaaacccaaatgctgatgtggcacataaattttgaggtgtctagatgatcattttgtaagttggagtgttcaactaACAAAATGGAGACAaattgaggtgcctacttgtgcacactcAAAGTTGGAGGATATACTTGTCAGCTGAGGCCAAATTTAAGggtctgtttatgtattatacCTGTTTTCAGATTATCTTCAAGTTGGAGGTCCATTAGGGTTCAAGGGGAAAAGTTTCCTGATGTTAGAGATAATACTAAACCAGAAGTATGAGGACAAAGTTGTTCAATTTCAATTAGTACAGGGGTAGATTTAACCCTTTTCGTTAGAATAATACcttttcaaaaggaaaaaatatatatataccgaaaatataaaactataaaataaaaatgaaaaactgATGGTAACTTACTCGACATTTTACTCCAGGGTATTTAGCAGgacttttgagtttttgaacATTCTCACTCAATGATCTTCTTGAATCATATGATACAGGATCACAAGGGGACTCtaggatatgatattgataaatATCCTTAATCAACTGCATTAATCAATGGCTCTTAATTATTAACTTTGGAGTCAAAATTTACTCCACGAAAACAATATTAAAATTACGCCGCTCAAACCCTCTCCATAAAATGTCAATGCATCTGTGTCGAATTTTTCAATAAATGCATTACTTTTAGAGAATTCAATACGCACCTGATAAAAAGTACGACTAACATAATTTCTAAAAGAAATAATTGTGAGCTTACCCAATCGAAAGTACACATGTCCCTTGAACAAAGTGATTTGGTTGGACCATTATGTTTGTACTCTCCTCCACAGTTGGTCACTAATGACTGTTTAAGAAATTAAGCACACTTAATTAATTATCGATGGTTTTCAATAAAGGAACGTGGTAATTTCACGGATGATTACTTAAGTTTTACAACTCCATGTTTTTGCATCAAacaaaattacttttttatcaAAAAAGTCACCCACTTAGTCTAAGTAGCACAAAGGCATTAAACAACTTTTTGTAACAAAAAAGTTAGTCAGTTTTGCTTAAATATCTTTTTCGTCTCGTCTTAATGACTTTTTGTAATACATAGGCAAAGTTAAGTAAatttttaattacaaaaatagttATTGACTTTCTGTGATACTCACATAAAGTTaaataattctttgattataaaaaataatttaatatttttaatgcaATGAAACGAAATGAAAGATAATCATTTGTGAAATTAACCAAAAAGAAATGTGAATGctcgaaagaaagaaaaagaagctttGTGAATAAGCCCATACCTTGTATAGTTCGTCAGGAATTAGGCCCATCCCATGAGCAAAAGGGATCTTATAATAATCTTGACCAGAAAATGTTACTGGATTGCCAAGAATGTATCCCTGCTAATACCATTTATTAGACATAAATGCATAACAAACATAATGAACAGTAGGATTCCTCACTCTTAATTAAAGTTCTCGGATTCGAGTTTTCGGTACGGAGAAAATCTTATTATGAAGAGCTTCCCCCTTATATGGGCCTCGCGAATTCAAATTAGACGGGACGCCAATGTGAATTCCGACTACCGGGTGGATATCCAAAACAATGTCATTTCGTGAAAGTTGTAGCTATCTTTTTCTATGACAAGGGAACCCGTAGTCACTATCCTTCAAGTGTGCATTAGGTAAACCTCGCTCCAGTGTAGCTATTGCAAGGTcactaaatattaaaatatttattagtaCTAAGATTGACTAGGGTTAATTTTATGTAAGGTCACACTGAACATTACTCACTATATCAGTAAaggccccaaatttttttttttgtcacattaTAATAACTGAAGTTTACTCACTATAACAAAGAaagtcccaaaaatattttttttaaccttgATGATTTTCTTCGGTTATAATGGATACATAATGTATTTTGTGGCTTTACCGTCATATATAGTATATTATAGTTTCATGACTTTACCCTAATAGTGATAAATTCCAATGACGATCCGTAAAATTAACTCTAATAATTCATTGAATATTATATTAGCAATATTCAACTCAATACGTTCACGAAAATCAAGTTAACATAAACTAAATAAATGTTTCAGTGAATATAAACTAAATAAATGTTTCAGTGAATTAATCATTAAATTTGCTTGGTTTAATCTCCACCAACATGTACATATTCTTCTTATTAAAGGTATAGAACATGTATGATTACCAACCTTAAGATTGATCCATGGCTTGATTCCCATATCATTACCTGCATTGCACAATTTGCATCAAACatatataagaagaaaaatggaaaagtgGATAACTGTAGCTTTTGACAATTTTTGTATTAATTGTAACAAACTAGTTGTGTTTATTACCATTTGATATCACTTGAGTAACTATAGGAACTGTAATTCCACTATACGAGTCTCCAGCAACATAGAAAGGATTATTGAGATATTCTTGATGCTTAACTAACCACTGTAAAATACTTTAATAAATTAgtagactaaaaaaaaatagatttagaATTTTATTATAGTGACAATCAAGCATCAAAATGAACTAACCTGAAGGCATTAAAATAATATCATGACTTGACTTACCTTACGAAGAAATTCATAAGCATGATCACCTGATTGTAAATCATCCGAGTGATTTGCCTTTTGTGTTGTTGCATAAGAGTATCCACTCCCTACTGGCAAATCTACAAAAATCATGTTTGCCACCTATAATTTAATCATTAGCAGTTGCAGTatcactataaaaaaaaaatttaaattttttttttaaaaaaataataataaaaaaaattaatgactaataaattttgtagctaaacGACCTATTTAACGATGGATTATCAACTAAAAAACAAGTCTATTAGCTACGAGCAATTTTTAGTGACAAATTAGCGACGTCGACCAAGTAGCTAATTTCAAATCTTTTTGTAGTGATTTTTAGTTAGCTATTATTATTTCATGATGGTTTCCTGTAAGTCTGTTATTATTAGGGTCATTTGCGGAAATGATCTTGTTTGAGACCATTATTTAAAATTTGTCCGGGATAGCCTaatgagtttaatttttttaatacattACATTCAAACCTTTTTTGTGTTTCTCACCTTTGTGTATGCATACGGATTTAAAGATAACGTTGGCAAGCTCCCATTATACGCTCTAATGTCCAACTCCACAGGCCCTGCAAGTTTTAGCAAGTAATTGCAAAAATCCATTTAAATTTATGTGATGCATTTTGACTCGGTATGGAGATCAAAGAAAGCAACTTTAGAAACTTATTGTGTGAGACGagccataaatatttgtgtagctataaattatctcattaaagataaaatgagaaatttaaaatcaaattatttttaaataataagattatttttttttgggaacggactaaagaaaaagtaaataacATACATTATCTCACGATcctaatttcttctttttctttcacctTTCCTGGTTCGGTAAATATTTACCCACACCGGGTGTTTATACCAAATCAATGCAATTTATAATGGTTAAGCAATTTAATGAAGtgaatatatacattaattCATCATGATTAAGTGATAGTTGTATATATTCCAAACATAAGACACGCATCCATTGGTATGATATAAACAACCGGTGTAGATAAATTTTTACCTTCCCGGTTAccaatataataataatactaataaaaaAATCACAACAACTTAGTAACatggtgcattttttttttaatgatataaagggtaaaagatgaataatttacCTAGTTCAAACAGAATGGCATTTAACGGAGAGCAACCGGGACCTCCCGTAAACCAATAAATAAGAGGATCGGCTTTAGGATTAGATTGTGACTTTATAAAGTAGTAGAAGAGTTGCACCTCATCTTCACCTACTCCTATATACCTGATAATATAATTCGTAGTATTAATTTGggaatcatcaacataaacataaTGTATATCTCATTATCAAAGGCGACAAAAAGGAATAGGAACATAATAGAATGACAAAAAGGAATAGGAACATAATAGACTCTCAATTTATTGTCGGAAGAATTAGTGGTATCTCAAAAGGGAGTGTCCTCATCGATTATGACACTActaaaaatagagatttttctCACCGACATTTAGTGGGAAATTTGTGCTACAAAGCATGACTTTTCCACTTCATTCCCAATAAACTAGTTCACTGGAAAAATGCATTGTGGAAACAAGTTTCCATTGAAACGCTAGAacactttctaatttttttcgTGTGAAAACACTATTGTTTAGATTTTTCCCAATGATATTCAGTGGAAAATAGCCTCTAAACATttgtcaataaaaaaaaatatagattttctAGTAGTATGAAGTGCTCCGTCTTTCACTTTATGAATAATTGTCTTTCTAGTGGACTAGTAAACaggcaaaaaagggaaaatagcTTTTTCAGTGCCTGTGTTATTGCATTACTCCTATTTTAGTCCCTATGATATTCGACTaagcacatttaaccttcaattaagcAATTTGTGTGTTTTTAGTCCTTTTGCTAGGGGAACCCAAACAAAATAATGGACGGTTATATATTAAGAAGGGCAATTCAGGCATTTAAATCAATACTCTGTAAGTTCTTTTTTGTATTGTATTATACAAAATGGGTTAGTAGTTACACGTATAAACAAACCGAAAAGCAACAGAAAGCACTGAAGACTCCATTTTGCATGAAATCGAAGCATCTAGAGCTCATCTGACCTTATATTTGGCCAATCCCACATGGTTTCAGAACAAAGATTCATGGCATATTTCATGATTGGGTGTATTTTGGTACGATTTCTTATAATTGTTAAGTTTCTCACTTTTCTCCAATTTTGATGTAGGGATTTCTCTGATTTTAATATTTCTATCCCCTTATTATCTTGTTAGCCTTTGATCCGAGCTccaattatatttttcttgcatttctctttagatactacttccttcattcaattaataattgttcctctcttaatttttctctaatcattattttcatttagcAATTTTTAGTGAATGTAGATGTTGCAACTTACAGTTTCAGTGTACTCAAGATTGGAATGGAAATACTACAAATGGTTGGTTAAGGAGGCCTTGAACGAGAAAGAAGGTGTATGCAATATAATTGCGAAGTACATGGAAGACAAATACCAGGATGAGTTGCTAGTGAATGTCAGAAGAATTCTTGGCTTTTAATTGGAGAATTCTATAACAAAGGGAGAGCAATAATTTATTTGTAATGGCGGATAATCTAATAAGATGAgatagagttttcttttcttttcaatcttAATTTTGTGGTTGAAAGTCACTTTGAAAATACCAAATTACCCTTTGTAGAGTAGACAATCCATTATTTTGTTTGGGTTCCGTCTGCAAAAGGACTAAAAACACACAAATTGCTTAATTGAAGCTTGCGAATCTAAACTCTACCTtgtgaattattatttttaattttttactgagcgggggttcgaacccaaaaccaaGAGGTTCTAActgaggacaaaaattaaagaccatcccaaaatAAGGACGTTCCTGCGCATTGTCCTTGCGCATGAAATAGATGCAGGGCCTTACTCAAATCACCttccaaaatttattttcatctaCGGTCAAACATCTTTATAATGGCAgcgtttgtccgaaaatttcatAGATGCTATAGTGAGGTGCTATTATATGCGTATACTGACATTTGATGTTTAAATCTCATTTAGCCGTTATAAACTAAAGTatgcaaataattatttttctgtactttttatgttataaacgaaaacaaaatacttgtaattttcaaaatctcaattgattttcgtatttcattaattaaaaattaaaaagactaataaattcataactagtCTTGTACCGCAccgataaaaaattaaaatctaaggaacatatgcatttaaaattaattgaaaatttatttaaatatttcaagctTGACGCAAGAATTCTACAACTGTAGGTTGCTTCATAAATTTCAGTCTtttagtgataatataacggttgaaatgatgaagattttgtccaaactttcatCAAAAGAGAATTTAATAACTTTCCCTTGAAGGTTGTCTAAGAGCTTGACAGTTGACTCTTCTATCTCACCCCAAGTAGCAGTAGGTTGAGGCTCTTCATTAGCACTTTTGTTGTCAATTAGTTAAATAACATTTTCCTTTTAGATATTTGTACTTGAAATTTACTGTACGTGCATGACATTTATgatgattaccataaatattttaatattttttctacATAGTATATTTCTTACAACatattattacacaatatttgagtatgactattatggagaagtaattttacaaagagtatACGACTATAATGAATGCTACTGCAGTACTGCTATTATaggtagaatgttgttatagaaaagtaaaatacaacataaaaaattggttccggagaaaatcaggtcattatagtgaaatgttattataacgaatgacaattatagagatGTTTGACTGTACTTAATGTTTATTACtccctttgtctcaatttatgtgacacctttcactttttgagagtcaatttgactgaTGTTTGAGTTAAATCGAATTAGATTAACTtaatgttttaaaattaaattttaaatattcaaaaactatatgaaaaataCTACAAGTTGCAATATTTTGCATttcaatatgatgaaaaatgcatcaTAAAATGTCGGTCAAAGTTTACATAGTGTGAAtctcaaaaactaaaaaagtgccacataaattaagacAATGGTAGTATTTTATTTGTCGTATCTTGAAATGATCAAAACTAGCCAATATTATTAATCTTTCAAACTATCTAATACAAGTTTATATTGAAAATACTCCATATTTTTCTAACACTAATAAAGTTTCTTGACGTACTTTAGGGAAGAATATGTTGCAACGGAACCGGCAAAATTAGTGCACGTAAATAACATTTTGATACAACTTTAGGGTGTAAATTAAATGTTTTCCTATAATGAAACCAATAAATAAATGTGGAGCCCATGACTACAGAGATGGattgagaatttaaattttgtaggttcaattattaaaaaatttagtaTTAAATCCGTTATGTTTAAGTTATTGGTTTATACCTGCTACTTATTGTAAATTTAGCAATTTTtacataaaaatttatattttgcacTGAAAATATTGAGTACGAATAAACTCAGTAACGTAATTTTGCATCCAATACGCCTATGAGTTGACTAATTCCCTTGACCTAGCTGTTTGACCTAaggtgcttttttttttttttttaaagaaaaagcaCCTTTTTTGGATATTTGAGGTGTTTGGCAAATTAATAAAGCGTTTTTAAGCGGAGCTTTTTTAAAGTTTGAAATGAAAAATTTACTGcttcttaaaaaaaacatgtatttaaaattatttttaagacaaaaataTCCCTACCATTAATACATATTTATCAGGTATACCCTCATTAATCCAtttatttctaattaataattttttattttattcaccTAGATAACGTTAGCTTTCACATTTTAAGTTTGAACTTCAGTACCCAAGTTCTTTTACTGTTTATGTACTTTTTCAACCCAAAAAA contains these protein-coding regions:
- the LOC132068648 gene encoding serine carboxypeptidase-like 13; translated protein: MEYSKMCLIQVALIIFLIVVFEICPQFAFAGSPVEYLPGFEGPLPFQLETGYIGVGEDEVQLFYYFIKSQSNPKADPLIYWFTGGPGCSPLNAILFELGPVELDIRAYNGSLPTLSLNPYAYTKVANMIFVDLPVGSGYSYATTQKANHSDDLQSGDHAYEFLRKWLVKHQEYLNNPFYVAGDSYSGITVPIVTQVISNGNDMGIKPWINLKGYILGNPVTFSGQDYYKIPFAHGMGLIPDELYKSLVTNCGGEYKHNGPTKSLCSRDMCTFDWLIKDIYQYHILESPCDPVSYDSRRSLSENVQKLKSPAKYPGVKCREEWHELSVIWANDQNVRDALHVRKGTTGAWERCRSNLSFAIIVNNTIPYHANLSRKGFRSLIYSGDHDMVIPFISTQAWIKSLNYSISDYWKPWIVDGQVAGYTRSYSNQMTFATVKGAGHTAPEWNPVDCLAMLKRWLSYVPLHSN